In Plasmodium chabaudi chabaudi strain AS genome assembly, chromosome: 10, a single genomic region encodes these proteins:
- a CDS encoding 26S proteasome regulatory subunit RPN13, putative: MDLGKVYLEINAGKCIYDGNVVKPDSRKGKLVLYKICDNLYNFQWISRETNKIEDNIILTKSISLERVQACKTGRVYLLRNKLKGEVLFYWMQDSDESKDEEFVAKFNSIIASDLGSNMGVRRRYNKTDIPGLSDLMFSQREYEMNANSKKNVSFKDLFVGEYMSKLLEIPEAYEELKKHMPSGYQTKYDIESLINSRMLNSNLNCLDLSIQTQLNFILISLNLPPHEGPVNNPLEYIVEELEKKYNKEDSN, from the exons ATGGATTTAGGG AAAGTATACCTAGAAATAAATGCAGGAAAATGCATATACGACGGAAATGTTGTAAAACCGGATAGTAGGAAAGGGAAGTTAGTTCTTTATAAG atatGTGACAATCTTTATAACTTCCAATGGATTAGTCGAGAaactaataaaatagaG gacaatataatattaacaaaaagcATATCATTGGAAAGAGTCCAAGCATGCAAAACAGGAAgagtttatttattaagaaacaaattaaaag gagaggttttattttattggaTGCAAGATTCTGATGAATCAAAGGATgaa GAATTTGTTGCAAAATTTAACTCTATCATAGCTAGCGATTTAGGAAGCA ATATGGGAGTAAGAAGGAGATATAACAAAACTGATATTCCTGGGTTATCCGATTTAATGTTTTCTCAAAGGGAATATGAAATGAATgcaaattcaaaaaaaa ATGTTTCATTTAAAGATTTATTTGTTGGTGAGTACATGTCTAAGTTGTTGGAAATACCGGAAGCTTACgaggaattaaaaaa ACATATGCCTAGTGGATATCAAACtaaatatgatatagaAAGCTTGATTAATAGTAGAATGCTAAACTCTAATTTGAACTGTCTGGATTTATCTATTCAAACTCagttaaattttatattaatatcttTAA ATTTGCCTCCACACGAAGGACCAGTAAACAATc CACTGGAATATATTGTCGAGGAactggaaaaaaaatataataaagaagatAGTAATTAa
- a CDS encoding ABC transporter I family member 1, putative has translation MQKEFWLVVSCYIITIICNVAFCIRFIENEKPIFAYKNKKENRKELNNVKVGKWEQRKIQPFFIINKVRYKKYNNLKNQLSMEQTNVDDQRLSLLKNLEDQSKIVTQSPDWNEKMPLLEIKDLHAIEIEGGKEILKGINLTIYLGEKHAIMGRNGSGKSTLAKVIAGHPYFKVTKGSMKFKGLNLEDLAVNHRSLCGIFLAFQYPVELPMVKNNEFLRAALNCHRRQNNEPELSPSEFDLLMIEEIKKVGLSSEFLDRPVNYGFSGGEKKRNEILQMLVLKPSFCILDETDSGLDVDSFKLTSDVIQKFSNINNSFLIVTHYKKLLELLKPNYIHIMHQGKIIKTGDYTLVDKIESDGYAQFLKD, from the coding sequence atgcaaaaggAATTTTGGCTAGTTGTGTCAtgctatattattacaattatttGTAATGTAGCATTTTGTATACGatttatagaaaatgaaaaaccaATTTTtgcttataaaaataagaaagaGAACAGAAAAGAgttaaataatgtaaaggTAGGAAAATGGGAACAAAGAAAAATTcaaccattttttattataaataaagtaaggtataaaaaatataataatttaaaaaatcagTTGAGTATGGAACAAACAAATGTGGATGATCAGAGGTTGTCgttgttaaaaaatttagaagATCAATCAAAGATAGTTACACAATCACCTGATTGGAATGAGAAAATGCCATTAttagaaataaaagattTACATGCAATAGAAATTGAAGGaggaaaagaaatattaaaagggATTAACCtaactatatatttagGAGAAAAGCATGCAATTATGGGTCGTAATGGGTCAGGTAAATCAACACTCGCTAAAGTAATAGCAGGACatccatattttaaagTTACAAAAGGATCTATGAAATTTAAAGGTTTAAATTTAGAAGATCTAGCTGTTAATCATAGATCATTGTGTGGTATTTTCTTAGCGTTTCAATATCCAGTTGAATTACCTatggtaaaaaataatgaatttttaaGGGCTGCTTTAAATTGTCATCGAagacaaaataatgaacCCGAGTTAAGTCCATCCGAATTTGATCTTTTAATGattgaagaaataaaaaaagttggATTAAGTTCTGAATTTTTAGATAGACCTGTTAATTATGGTTTTAGTGGtggtgaaaaaaaaagaaatgaaatTTTACAAATGTTAGTTTTAAAACCATCTTTTTGTATTCTTGATGAAACAGATTCAGGACTTGATGTTgattcatttaaattaacaTCCGATGTAATTCAgaaattttcaaatataaataattcctttttaatagttacacattataaaaaattgttagaATTGTTAAAAccaaattatattcatattatgcatcaaggaaaaataataaaaacaggAGACTACACATTAGTCGATAAAATAGAATCCGATGGATATGCACAATTTCTCAAGGACTAA
- a CDS encoding DnaJ protein, putative, whose product MEDMIIYMIIIAPLTKWLIGPNRPWNKGKREYGVFIALFILFSVAIYELQKTEQNAYEILNVSTYASKTEIRQSFRQLSRIYHPDKSKEPDAFDKFTKIREAYEILSNDKKKYNYDRFGDFQGSEITSFFYVEIIIIAIFQFAISFIFGFLYSYGKDNEQYRILICLYITLNFCLELILRFSNESTEFLAFWPLFNRFTPFERIKAIKSLVPLFMNVILFIDLYLIEEDMNTYAVTFCEYIFEKNMKVLKNYNDAVLFCAKLVDGKVDRHCNFSWRPKEEHTYIEDVQELKDSQIHDKKCDKDDIFYKLLHPIVETSKEDIDLQIPKKELCRRFDWSHSYVSSILEKNEKEKDIEEGNANKGVIFSAILYIIGIVSHLLSK is encoded by the exons ATGGAGGatatgattatttatatgataattattGCACCATTAACAAAATGGCTTATCGGACCCAATCGACCTTGGAATAAAGGAAAAAGAGAATATGGTGTATTCATAgctttatttatactattttctGTAGCTATATATGAACTTCAAAAAACAGAACAAAATGCTtatgaaattttaaatgtaAGTACCTATGCATCCAAAACTGAAATACGACAATCTTTTCGACAATTATCACGTATATACCATCCTGATAAAAGTAAAGAACCAGACGcatttgataaatttaCTAAAATAAGAGAAGCATATGAAATATTGTCaaatgacaaaaaaaaatataattatgatcGATTTGGAGATTTTCAGGGTAGTGAAATAACAagctttttttatgttgaaataataattatagcAATTTTTCAGTTTgctatttcatttatatttggtTTCTTATATTCCTATGGAAAGGATAATGAACAATATcgaattttaatttgtttatatataacattaaatttttgtttagaATTAATACTTAGATTTAGTAATGAAAGCACAGAATTTCTAGCCTTTTGGCCTCTCTTTAATCGTTTTACTCCTTTTGAAAGAATTAAAGCCATAAAATCTCTTGTCCCTTTATTTATGAAtgtcatattatttatagatctttatttaattgaAGAAGATATGAACACATATGCAGTAACATTttgtgaatatatttttgaaaaaaatatgaaagtACTTAAAAATTACAATGATGCCGTTCTTTTCTGCGCTAAACTTGTTGATG GTAAAGTTGACCGACATTGCAATTTTTCATGGAGACCAAAAGAAgagcatacatatatagagGATGTTCAAGAATTAAAAGATAGTCAAATtcatgataaaaaatgtgataaagatgatatattttacaaattgCTACATCCTATTGTAGAAACCAGTAAAGAAGATATCGACCTGCAAATtccaaaaaaagaattatgCCGTCGATTTGATTGGTCTCATTCATATGTTTCAAGTATCCTTGAGAAAAATGAGAAAGag AAAGATATCGAGGAAGGGAATGCTAACAAGGgtgttattttttctgcCATCCTTTATATTATTGGGATAGTCTCacatttattatcaaaataa
- a CDS encoding 30S ribosomal protein S9, putative, whose amino-acid sequence MFLSHVNRNNTIFIFICIFFYYTIFYHILQNVACKRVSRPNHFFHIANIDHGGDTKLLKTWSSRKKWKSKDKQDGNVLYNVSKISMSKLGNVFFLFNKPINIATCTNKKKKNSFLIFKKKKDKGASAANVKKKPKKVFTEEEIEELRRKAKEKLQPKKEDSTTGKGGKRGKKKKSDDSSKHKSKETDEKEELEKSGKLTEDEIKTETNEHIKSRDDFEKLVGSTTDIISEKEIEYLHKISNKDEELLNYDKREKHIELNYEDTIFDEGNYMQNYVNNISKFRFDIFNINNKNEFDRITKYLNYEYIEHIPVDIPTDKNYNIELKTYFYEIVCDLIKKHKDRFCHADMEIDNIEDDGFNKINEGEDESVYKIEAKKGKINNVDEDNDNNKTLNNFLKESKKENESGENKNFEINNQNDNIMKIIKPTDQDIMNKYMSIDLYNILCDIKEEYDYMFNNGGLANFSFDENRKVNKEKLIFSGKKKRAIATVFLQKGNNHLIINNRDGYQYLQYQIFNINKIFSPLLHLCMNRNFNVVAHVEGGGLTGQSVAIFHALVKYIVYNFSLKIKPYFRSFKFMTVDSRKVERKKYGLKKARKKKQYSKR is encoded by the coding sequence atgtttttaagTCATGTAAATAGGAATAATAcgatatttatatttatttgcatatttttttattatacaattttttatcatatattacaaaatgTGGCATGTAAAAGAGTGAGCAGAccaaatcatttttttcatattgcTAATATAGATCATGGGGGGGAtactaaattattaaagaCATGGAGtagtagaaaaaaatggaaaagtAAAGACAAGCAAGATGgaaatgtattatataatgtaaGCAAAATATCAATGAGCAAGTTAGGAAATGTTTTCTTCCTATTTAATAAACCGATTAACATTGCTACATGTACaaacaagaaaaaaaaaaatagctttttaatttttaaaaaaaaaaaagataaaggAGCATCAGCAGcaaatgtgaaaaaaaaaccaaAGAAGGTATTTACAGAAGAGGAAATAGAAGAATTGAGAAGGAAAGCTAAAGAAAAGTTGCAACCAAAAAAGGAAGACAGTACAACAGGTAAAGGAGGGAAAAGAggtaagaaaaaaaaaagtgatgATAGCTCAAAACATAAAAGTAAAGAAACAGATGAAAAGGAAGAACTAGAAAAGAGTGGCAAACTAACAgaagatgaaataaaaacagaAACAAATgaacatataaaaagtaGAGATGATTTTGAAAAACTAGTTGGATCAACAACTGATATTATAAGTGAAAAGGAAATCgaatatttacataaaataagtaataaagatgaagaattattaaattatgataaaagagaaaaacatattgaattaaattatgaagATACTATATTTGATGAAGGGaattatatgcaaaattatgtaaacaatataagtaaatttcgttttgatatatttaatataaataataaaaatgaatttgaTAGAATAacgaaatatttaaattatgaatatatagaaCATATACCTGTAGATATACCAAcagataaaaattataacattgaattaaaaacatatttttatgaaattgTGTGTGATTTgattaaaaaacataaagaCAGATTTTGTCATGCAGATATGGAAATAGATAATATCGAGGACGACGgatttaacaaaataaacgaAGGAGAGGATGAAAGTGTATATAAGATTGAAGcaaaaaaagggaaaataaataatgttgATGAAGacaatgataataataaaacattaaataattttttaaaagaaagtaaaaaagaaaacgaatcgggagaaaataaaaattttgaaataaataatcaaaatgataatataatgaaaataataaaaccaACAGATCAAgatattatgaataaatatatgtctatagatttatataacatattatGTGATATTAAAGAAGAATATGattatatgtttaataATGGTGGACTAGccaatttttcatttgatgaaaatagaaaagttaataaagaaaaattaattttttcaggaaaaaaaaaaagagctATAGCTACcgtttttttacaaaaaggaaataaccatttaataataaataatagagATGGATATCAATATTTACAatatcaaatttttaatataaataaaatatttagtCCCTTATTACATTTATGTATGAATAGAAATTTTAATGTAGTAGCACATGTTGAAGGCGGTGGATTAACTGGACAAAGCGTTGCAATTTTTCATGCCTtagttaaatatattgtttataatttttctttaaaaattaaaccCTATTTCCGATCCTTTAAATTTATGACTGTTGATAGCAGAAAAGTTGAGAGGAAGAAATATGGTTTGAAGAAAGCCcgaaagaaaaaacaatatagtAAAAGAtga
- a CDS encoding diphthamide biosynthesis protein 1, putative, producing the protein MNEISLRATKSEEKKVHCSIPKYILNNELLEKAIKKAFPENYNFEVYKCIDIILREKYKNIALQLPEGLLVWGLYLSEIFYFFCDCVEEVIILGDVTYGGCCIDDFTSDKLKCDLIIHYGHSCLVPLTVTKIRCIYVFVDIKLSSTHLVETIKKNFKKTDIVLLLGTIQFSCVVHGVHNILKNENYFDTFLPIPQVLPLTKGEVLGCTSPNLYKFLYEQVIKKEENKLKNDTKNYEHSGDLSTSTELKPITVNIEQENESYIINMCRIFLKKNNNVKIVFIADGRFHLESLMIHNPDFTFFRYNPFDKILSEEKYDYKLFYNIRKNEINKSKNCKSVCIILSTLGRQGNVNILKNLINIIKEKKIFYFILLLSEIFNQKLELIKNVDVFVQIGCPRLSIDWGNYNIKPLLNVYEAYVLLNSIKYREIYPMDYYSKAGNVWANYNAGLGDINEKNLPIKEIIKRRIQMKKSKISIHY; encoded by the coding sequence atgaacgAAATAAGTCTAAGAGCCACAAAAAgcgaagaaaaaaaagtccATTGTTCTATTCCTAAATATAtcttaaataatgaattattagaaaaagctataaaaaaagcatttcccgaaaattataattttgaagtttataaatgtatagatataatattacgagaaaaatataaaaatattgcgTTGCAATTACCTGAAGGTTTATTAGTATGGGGCTTATACCTTtctgaaatattttattttttttgtgattGTGTTGAAGAAGTAATCATATTAGGGGATGTCACCTATGGAGGTTGTTGTATTGATGATTTTACTAGTGATAAACTTAAATGCGATTTAATTATACATTATGGACATTCTTGTTTAGTACCTTTAACTGTAACAAAAATTAGGtgtatttatgtttttgtcgatataaaattaagcTCTACTCATTTAGTTgaaacaattaaaaaaaattttaaaaaaacggaTATTGTATTATTGCTTGGAACAATACAATTTTCTTGTGTTGTACATGgtgtacataatatattaaaaaatgaaaattattttgatacCTTTTTGCCAATACCTCAAGTATTACCCCTAACAAAAGGAGAGGTATTGGGGTGCACATCACcaaatttgtataaatttttatatgaacaagtcataaaaaaagaggaaaataaactaaaaaatgacacaaaaaattatgaacattCAGGAGATTTATCAACCTCAACAGAGTTAAAGCCAATTACAGTCAACATCGAGCAAGAAAATgaatcatatattattaacatgtgcagaatttttttaaaaaaaaataataatgttaaaATAGTTTTTATAGCTGATGGTAGATTTCATTTAGAAAGTTTAATGATACACAACCCcgattttactttttttcgTTACAACCcttttgataaaattttatcagAAGAGAAATATGATTATAagcttttttataatatacgaaaaaatgaaataaataaatcaaaaaattgtaaaagtGTGTGCATAATATTAAGTACATTAGGTAGACAAGGaaatgttaatattttgaaaaatctTATCAACataattaaagaaaaaaaaatattttactttattttattactgtctgaaatatttaatcaaaaattagaattaataaaaaatgttgatGTATTTGTACAAATAGGATGCCCAAGATTATCAATAGATTGGGgcaattataatataaaacctttattaaatgtttatgaagcatatgttttattaaattcaataaaatatagagaAATTTATCCTATGGATTATTATTCTAAGGCTGGAAATGTATGGGCAAATTATAATGCGGGTTTGGGTGATATAAATGAGAAAAATTTGCCAATAAAAGAGATTATAAAACGACGAattcaaatgaaaaaatcgaaaattAGCATTCATTATTAA
- a CDS encoding zinc finger protein, putative: MIDTFIYWSFKGSKGRTNILRISLPCSYSTIKNKILEVANLNLQNSLDILLYHNNRVLNEYESIYNQMFIEVQRTNISVARDLLQNSNKAYLEKNKNVSPINNNNNDRSRIYDQNGPPKNNKYSQRYDNNTVPSPTSTPPINSRNKPWNVYNRNSYGSSEKNNDDEDMKIQEIMESNNVYNSGYRGRMNYYKKDKTNPNLYQYKLKRISNSPNVKKGPGLQKGVPGSTYNPMNNNAYNFNKADHGSVAGGLNRQRLNANEGYNKYDKNKTQHWSSNSYGNNYGNNNNYQPSEPTNEYVHPDYICHMCGKKGHSIKNCTMSAFNNNKKIKVPTGIPANFLTKISAEDIYKYDQIYILKDGSYGILKNVEEVSGSAYLYRSVDDKLNIYLGVNDKNKDENNNINNINNIEHSTNKLGSNSNSINNVNNESDKISNIYKCLLCKKLYTSPVTLHCCGETYCKPCIFIYNKKNKNDYYSVQSIKCPNCHKYVDTNELIINTNIKNVIDTILKKETTENTLDKANLEQNGKILRENMNKTDNASNMMDKEFINNSNPLLSHKLFNTKGGGQNLVANMNEAKIGNSDENYNTLSYLNNLSGNANSNNIGGLEKNNENNTPFGFNPLINIPINLQELKKQHDFAIAYISKYKMEKGIKRKRKNIDLNMLLTSKKVR, encoded by the coding sequence ATGATCGACACATTTATATACTGGAGTTTTAAGGGAAGTAAGGGACGCACTAACATACTAAGGATCTCATTACCATGTAGTTATAgcacaataaaaaataaaatattagaaGTTGccaatttaaatttacagAATAGCTTAGACattcttttatatcataataatagaGTTTTGAATGAATAtgaaagtatatataatcaaaTGTTTATTGAAGTTCAACGAACTAATATTAGTGTTGCAAGAGatttattacaaaatagtaataaagcatatttagaaaaaaacaaaaatgtgagccctataaataataataataatgatagaTCACGTATATATGATCAAAATGGTCcgccaaaaaataataagtatTCGCAAAggtatgataataatacagTTCCTTCCCCTACTTCTACTCCACCAATTAATTCTCGTAACAAGCCATGGAATGTTTATAACAGAAATAGCTATGGCTctagtgaaaaaaataatgatgatgaaGATATGAAGATTCAAGAAATTATGGAAAgtaataatgtatataattcgGGATATAGAGGCCGAATgaattattacaaaaaagataaaaccAATCCTAATTTATatcaatataaattaaaaagaatatcAAATTCGCCgaatgtaaaaaaaggtCCTGGTCTTCAAAAGGGAGTACCAGGATCTACTTATAATCCcatgaataataatgcatataattttaacaaaGCGGATCATGGTTCGGTTGCTGGCGGCTTAAATCGTCAAAGACTAAACGCCAATGAGGGATATaacaaatatgataaaaataagacCCAGCATTGGTCAAGCAATAGTTATGGCAATAATTAtggcaataataataattatcaaCCTTCCGAACCAACGAATGAATATGTACATCCAGATTATATATGCCATATGTGTGGAAAAAAAGGGCatagtataaaaaattgtacaATGAGtgcatttaataataataaaaaaataaaagttcCGACTGGAATTCCAGCGAATTTTTTGACAAAAATAAGTGCTGaagatatttataaatatgatcaaatatatatattgaaagATGGTAGTTAtggtatattaaaaaatgttgaaGAAGTCAGTGGTagtgcatatttatatagaaGTGTTGATGATAAATTAAACATATACTTAGGAGTAaacgataaaaataaagatgaaaataacaatattaataatataaataatattgaacATAGTACAAACAAATTGGGATCAAATAGTAattctataaataatgtaaataatgaatctgataaaatttcaaatatatataaatgtttattatgtaaaaaattatatacatcaCCAGTTACATTACATTGTTGTGGTGAAACTTATTGTAAGccttgtatatttatatataataagaaaaataaaaatgattattaCTCTGTTCAATCTATAAAATGCCCAAACTGCCATAAATATGTTGACACGAatgaattaattattaatacgaatattaaaaatgtgatTGATACAATCTTAAAGAAAGAAACGACTGAAAATACCCTTGATAAAGCAAACCTAGaacaaaatggaaaaatccTTCgagaaaatatgaacaaaacaGATAATGCTTCCAACATGATGGATAAAgaatttattaacaattcAAATCCTTTGCTATCTCATAAATTGTTTAATACAAAAGGAGGTGGGCAAAATCTTGTTGCAAATATGAATGAAGCCAAAATAGGGAACAgtgatgaaaattataatacacTATCCTatctaaataatttatctgGAAATGCTAACTCTAATAATATTGGCGGTTTAGAAaagaataatgaaaataatacacCTTTTGGATTTAACcctttaattaatataccaataaatttacaagaactaaaaaaacaacatgATTTTGCAATAGCTTATATTtcgaaatataaaatggaaaaaggaataaaaagaaaacgaaaaaatatCGACCTTAATATGTTACTAACTAGTAAGAAGGTGCGATAA
- a CDS encoding 60S ribosomal protein L10, putative — protein MGRRPARCYRYCKNKPYPKSRYCRGVPDPKIRIYDMGRKKADVNEFSGVVHLVSYEYEQISSEALEAARISANKYMITNCGKDNFHLRVRVHPFHVLRINKMLSCAGADRLQTGMRGAFGKPNGVVARVDIGQVLLSIRTKENFVSKACEALRRAKYKFPGRQKVFVSNKWGFTNFSKDQYQNYKKKGRIISDGVTCKFIREKGPLDKIYKDINTVIQS, from the coding sequence atgGGAAGAAGACCAGCAAGGTGCTATAGATACTGTAAGAACAAACCCTACCCTAAGAGTAGATATTGTAGAGGTGTACCTGATCCAAAAATCAGAATTTATGATATGGGAAGAAAAAAAGCAGATGTTAATGAATTCAGTGGTGTTGTACATTTAGTTTCTTATgaatatgaacaaatttCATCCGAAGCTTTAGAAGCAGCTCGTATTAGTgcaaacaaatatatgatcACAAACTGTGGTAAAGATAATTTCCATTTAAGAGTAAGAGTACATCCTTTTCATGTTTTAAGAATTAATAAGATGCTTTCATGTGCTGGAGCTGATAGGCTTCAGACTGGTATGAGAGGTGCCTTTGGTAAACCCAATGGTGTTGTTGCAAGAGTAGATATAGGACAAGTTCTATTATCAATTAgaacaaaagaaaatttcGTTTCTAAAGCTTGTGAAGCTTTAAGAAGAgctaaatataaatttccAGGACGTCAAAAAGTTTTCGTTAGCAACAAATGGGGATTTACCAATTTCTCAAAAGATCAATaccaaaattataaaaaaaaaggaagaatTATTTCAGATGGTGTTACTTGCAAATTTATTAGAGAGAAAGGACCAttagataaaatatacaaagaTATTAACACTGTTATTCAATCATaa